A single Branchiostoma floridae strain S238N-H82 chromosome 11, Bfl_VNyyK, whole genome shotgun sequence DNA region contains:
- the LOC118425718 gene encoding potassium voltage-gated channel protein Shal-like has product MFYDDNRKEYVFDRDPDIFRHILNYYRTGTLHYPENEGLVKYEEELSFFGIDNGDLEEMLGPCCREAYFDKKETLIKVNAQTDGDRPSDEDRTLRERMWQSIENPGKDACGTSFFYVMLFFITVSIASNVLETIYCRGVDREEWMYCGDRYPKSFYVVESACAILFTLEYFIRFYATPERWFFVKSPMSIIDILSILPFYIALMMPKDSEMNGVFVTLRVFRVFRVFKLTRSSTNLQLLGYTLRSCVRDLSFLLFALFMTVIVFSTIIFYAERGAPASHFTSIPATSWYIIVTMTTLGYGDMVARTTFGKVVTAFCCLSSVVLLTLPVTVIVSNFNNLYRPERLKSKFTAVPAIRRRITKTPHDSDMFESQHRHLLQSLDQVRDRDLGGVSFIYGRRSDDQSGIEILNAQSDSESDDYGDESKSLKL; this is encoded by the coding sequence ATGTTCTACGACGACAATCGTAAGGAGTACGTCTTTGACCGCGATCCGGATATCTTCCGTCACATCCTCAACTACTACCGGACGGGGACGCTGCACTATCCGGAAAACGAAGGACTTGTGAAGTACGAAGAGGAGTTGTCCTTCTTCGGCATTGACAACGGGGACCTGGAGGAGATGCTCGGGCCGTGTTGTCGAGAGGCCTACTTCGATAAGAAGGAAACGCTGATAAAAGTTAACGCCCAGACGGACGGTGATCGCCCTTCAGATGAAGACAGGACACTGAGGGAACGTATGTGGCAGTCTATTGAAAACCCCGGAAAGGACGCATGTGGAACGTCATTCTTCTACGTCATGCTGTTTTTCATCACGGTATCTATAGCGTCGAATGTATTAGAGACGATATACTGCAGGGGCGTAGATAGGGAGGAATGGATGTACTGTGGAGATCGGTATCCCAAATCTTTTTATGTTGTGGAGTCCGCCTGTGCCATACTGTTCACGTTAGAGTACTTCATACGGTTCTATGCCACCCCGGAGCGCTGGTTTTTCGTCAAAAGCCCCATGAGTATCATTGACATCCTGTCTATTCTGCCTTTCTACATCGCCCTCATGATGCCAAAGGACAGCGAAATGAACGGAGTCTTCGTCACCCTTCGAGTCTTTCGAGTGTTTCGTGTCTTCAAGTTGACGAGATCGTCCACAAACCTACAGCTCCTTGGCTACACCTTGAGGTCGTGCGTTCGAGACTTGAGTTTCCTTCTCTTCGCACTCTTCATGACGGTGATCGTGTTCTCTACGATCATCTTCTACGCGGAGAGGGGCGCTCCGGCCAGCCACTTCACGTCCATCCCCGCCACGTCCTGGTACATCATCGTGACCATGACCACGCTCGGGTACGGGGACATGGTGGCGCGGACTACCTTCGGGAAGGTGGTGACGGCCTTCTGTTGCCTCAGCTCCGTGGTCCTCCTGACTCTCCCCGTAACTGTCATTGTCTCCAACTTCAACAACTTGTACCGCCCGGAAAGACTCAAGAGCAAGTTCACGGCCGTCCCTGCGATACGAAGGCGCATCACCAAGACTCCCCACGACTCTGACATGTTTGAATCGCAACACCGGCATCTTCTACAGTCATTGGATCAAGTGAGAGACAGAGATTTGGGCGGGGTTTCCTTTATATATGGCCGCAGAAGTGATGACCAAAGCGGTATTGAGATACTGAACGCTCAGTCAGACAGTGAAAGTGATGATTACGGTGATGAAAGTAAAAGTTTGAAGCTCTAA